The nucleotide sequence ATACTCGTCGCTCGCGGCGGTGGCGACGGCGGCCATCTTactcctctctcactcttgaAAATATGCGTGTATCGTTGATATACGattagcgctcgcgcgcgtatgtgtgtgtgtgtgtattgtgtatacgtatacgatGGAGGGCTCGTTATCTTATCGGCGTTACCCCCAACTCGGTCGTTGATTACGATACaggcacacacgcacatatagATCGGCTTTTCCTCGTGCGCGTGAAGAGTTCGGTTGGTAATTGAGGTTACGTCCATCCACGAGCGTTATAACGATGCTGCAGCCGCCGCGACACGTGCTGTGGGGgtgggtgggggggggggggtatatAGAGGTGCCCGCGCTCTACACACCTACCTATACCTACTCCGCAAGTGCTGACGGGCAACTTGTTGCGCGCCGCATTCGGGCCGATGAGCCGAGACGCGGAAAAAAGAGGGTCTCTTTATTAGCCAGAGTGTTATAACGCATATCGACGGTGAGCTAATGATTAGGCTTTAAAATCGCGCGAGTGGCTCGTTAAAAAATCGGCCGATTTTGAGGCGGGAAGCGCTGCGCTAATGGTATTATAAAGTCGAAGCAGCTCGTCACGATCGCTACTAACTTACGACTATTTTATTCGTAAGGTATACATCTTCgatcatatttttaaaaaatgtagcaGACTCGTATACACTGCATTATCCAGCGGCGTTCGATCGTCGGCGTTTAATCTCATTACGAGGGAAGCGCGGCGAGTAAGAAGCTGCTTCTCCGGAGTCCGGGCCAACTGGGAACGATCCAAGCTTCGCTTCCTCCTTCATaccgtctgtgtgtgtgtgtgtgtgcttacCCTCCTGATTACCAGCGCATTAGCGTCTCTTTTTCCGctcctcttctcttctctctcataCGCGCGTGCACATCGTGGAAAATTGACTTCTTCGCTCTTTTATTAAGCATACATATACGCGCTGGATTATGTTCGgcagaaaaagagagagagagagaggggggggagagagagagagagtaactCGACACGAGCGATGTAAGCCTATATACAGGTAATCGGAGAGCTCACGGCGGTCATGTGCGCAGCGAggagagaaaataataaaatgagaGAAAAATGCGTGTATAGTAGtggccgtgtgtgtgtgtgtgtgtgtgtgtatatatatagtgagcgCATTACCCAAATATAAATCGCTGGGTTTATTATTGTGCGGCTCGCATTCATTGTGAGCCAGCAGCGCTGAGAATGAATCGGAGAGTGAGGTGTATTATTTTGGGGGGAGACTCTCACGATCCGAGAAAGAGGAAGTGTTTtttggatgtgtgtgtgtagtgtgATTGTAGAGTATTCGCTGAAGGCCGGTTTACACggtattttgagaaaattttagCTGTAGACGCTCGGTATTTTGCAATTCAATCTACACTAATACCCTGCACTATAACAATCTAGTCTCTAATCTATAAAACACGAAAACACACTTTATCTGCCCCGATCGTTCGCCACTTACCTGCACTCttcagagagcgagagagagagagagagcgagagagagagagagagaaaagtcacAAACAGAAATCGAAGCAAAATATGACGCCATCCCCTCGAGCAATTAGTAAACACACTCGCTGAATCACAACACGCAAAGGGGCTGTTGCGCACATCGAGCGGCCTAAGCTTCGCGCATAATACGCACAAATCGGCGTCGCTCTCCGATGACGTCACTCGGACGACTCTCCCATGTATACACTGTACACGTATAAGTAtagacagcgagagagagagagagaattggTCAATTGGCCCGTGctccgtgtgtgtgtcggCTCTCGCGTGTGAGAGCAGTGGTTCTCCGCTTTGTTGAtattgtgtgtatatacctCCTCGTCGCAAGGTCGTCTGGGCGTCTAAACTGCCTCGTCACGTCGTATAGCGACAAAACGTATATCCTGTGCTAAGTAAGTACTTACTCTCTCCTGATGCTCGAGGATGTGTTTTATAACGCAGATTAGATTCTATGTAGGCTCTCGAAACGTATCTCTGTCGTAACGAGTTTTTCCGCGAAAGAAAGTGTACAGTAGCAGCGAGCGCAGCGATAAGATATCGTCGAGACTTTTCTCGCGATAAAAGCTCGTTTTGCCGCGTTCGATGGAAAACTTCTCTGTGTATTCTATCAATGGGAAAAACTCGGATCCTCGAAAATCGACTTGTTTCTGCTCAGGTGATGATCGTCGCGCTTACGCAATGGTCGTATACGAGTactcgaagagaaaaaaaaaatccaatttttcgCTCCACGTAAAAACGTTTGCCCAGGTCAAACATTCCTGCAGGCGCAGTGTTTACACACAAGTGTACCTCCAGACGGACTCTCCATCAATCTATATCCTGCATGCGCGTCATACGGTAGtgataataatgaaaaagagagagaaaaaaaaatagcgtAGCAGCAACGTATCAAGCAGCTCGTCTAGTCCGCGATGCACGTGCAtatcgctgctgctgatgcacACTGCAGAGTTGACTGAGGTcgaacggcggcggcgacgacgacgactcaaGGCTGCCTCTGACGTAACGCGACATCTGCCCTCGCGCTTTTTCGCACCTCTTTATAATATCCCAcgctgctctctttctctctctctctctctacgcttATACTTACGTATACATACTTGCTCTCCGAGACACTTCCTTCCGTTCGATTTGGCGCTATTAGGAACAAAttcagactctctctctctctctctctctctctctctctcgttctcgtcTCGACGGTTATGCTGCAGCGCAGAATCCCAGCTGCTTTTGCGTCTGCGAAACCGGTCGCCGCCGGAGGAGAGCTGCACAATGTGCGGTAGCGCCAGCTGCACAGCGTGTTTATCTCGCTGCagtatagcgagagagagagagagcaaaaatACCGAGTGCAGCGCGTGTTTTgttattttcttcttcaaaCACCCTCTCTGATGCCTGTATACATGTAATTGGCgggaaatatgaaaaattttagcgaggaagaaacaaaaaaatgacgataataataatgcaggCAATCTCGGCTTGCGGCGGCTCTCGATGGACTTCATTTATATGCAAATCCGATAGACGCGCTGCTCTCGTGTGTGTACGCGAAATTCGCGGGGAAAAAAGAGCTGCAGCGAGGCGTAATAGTTTCGTCCGCTCGTCgaatatatacgtgtgtgtgtgtgtgggaaagtatagggggggggggggagcagATAAGCGATAAACAAAGAGGCTGTACTACACTCTGTCATTTGGGCTTTATCGCGATGCACAACTGCGtgtttgcacagccgacaaaAGAGATAAATACACGTCTGATGCATACAGGACTGAATACGGCGCGACACGTCACTGTAATATACTCGACGACGTATTAGAATTCACACCGACGACGCGAAGAATATCGAGGGTAGCGGAAAGACGCAATTTACACTCGGTTGAGAGATGAACGAcctttgaataaataaattgaccCTGAACGTTATACAGGCACCGATGcagcgcagagagaaagagatacgCGCAGCGAGCGAGCCTCTGCAGTAGCGGCTATTTTCGTACTTTTTCGGCCTGCCTCCCGCTTctctttattaataaactctctgcgcgcgcgcgcgcccgcgagtCGAGTGTAATACGTATATACTCTATAGCTTTGTGTGTAAGAAAATTGATTCGAGGGGGTTGAAAAATTGACCGGACTCTCGGGAGAGGTAAAAGGCGATTAGAAGATCGTTAGGGTGTAGTAGTACTTGAAAATTCGCGCTCTGCCGAGCTTTTAGTCGTCTGGAAAACGAGCTTCGTTTAACGATCTCTACGGCTTGCTGCGCTTTAAGGACGACGATGTAATTAGGtaaaaatcgagagagaggaagagtgAGAAGGGATGTGACTGATTTTTGAAATCCAATGTCAATTTGCAATTCGATGATGGTTTTACTCTTCTATTTCCGAGTATTAGCCAAGTGTTAACGATGCTAAGGATGTGCAAACGTATAAGAGTGTAGAATCGCTGTATCCCTCCGTAAAAACACTTTACCCCCATCAGCACATCCCGTGTTTATTTACCAACAAGCTCCGCGCGCACCTGGCGTCAGAACGAAGAAGCCTCCGTTCCGCTAATTTGCTCGACATTATATGTCAAGTTTACCCTGCGCATcatcttttcctccttttctctctctctctctctctctctctccgctccaTCTTATTCTGCTCCAGTGAGCAGTTGGCAAACAAACCGAGGAGATACTCCGCGTTATACATATAACACTACAATAATATTTTCCTCCCGATGCCGGTAAAACAAACATCGAGCTATCGACGATTTCATTAGGGACGTATAAAATACGGATGCTACAGATCCGCGTCCGATAATTTAAAacgcggcagcagcggcagcgtaTAGTGAGAtagaggtagagagagagagagagagagagagagatagagagtaTTGAAGGGTTAGTGGTGTTAACACACCGCGCGCACAGCATCGCTCGAAACGTGAGGCGCACGCTGATATCGAGATGTGTGCTGCCTAGCAACTGGTGTCCTCTCTCCGCTCGCGACCTCCCACCTGCGCAAAtccacttctctctctctctctctctctctctctctcgcttgtctctgtatagctatatacatacaccgGATTAAACAACGTCTCTCTCCTCCGTCTACCTGATACACCGACTCGCTCTCTGCAGCGTATAGTCACAGGTTATATACGTATGCACCCCTAATTCAACAGGTGGGCCGCGGCAAGTCGTGCACCTTATATACGCACACATAGAGCGAGAGCAGCGGCGAAACGACTGCGTGTCTGTGTGCGAACGCTGGGAAAgagagacgacgacgtcgaTCCGTGCTGGGGAATCTAATTGAGATCAATTGCGCAGTCGGGGTCAAGCTACTCTCCGCcgaccgagcgagagagagagagagagagagagagagagagagagagagactacgCCTACTTACTTTTGAAGGAAGATGGCTGCAGCGATCCGATGCATAGAATCCCCGCGTGATTGCAATTGGACGTAATCTGCCGAGTGGAAAAttgcgagctttttttacTCCCCTCTTCCCTCTGCGTGTACACATACATGCATACGCTCGTTGCGATATCGGGCGCTGCGGTATTTAATCGAAGAACTGTGCAAGAGAAaattaagagagagagagagagagttacgCACGGCGAAGAGTCGGATAAAAAGGTGGATGCTATAGAGCGGCTATGTATATAGCATGAAAGCAGGGGTAGTATAGTAGTGGAAGAGAACGCGTCAAGTGGTGGGGTAGTGGCGCCGGCGCCAGTGGCAGCGCCGCGACGCCAGGCGCCACCAGACTTTGGGTTTCAGATTAATGGATCATTTTTCTTCCCTCGACTCAGCTCCGCGAGCGCTCTAtacgctcttctctctctctctctctctctctctagcgcgcGACGAGTTTCTTCCTCCTCGTTTCCTAccttcgagagagagagagaaaattctaCGCTCTGATGTGTATACccctcgctcgcgcggaaTGTGTCTGCTCGAGTTTTAGCCGTTCGTTCGCGACTTTGCAAAGCGCAactttcgagagagagagagaaggcaaAAGTTAAACCTTCCCTTCGCCTTATACTTACGTATACGTGTAAAACTGTGTAAGTGTACACACTCGTATCGATTGCTCTACGCGGCGAGCGAGGCTTTCTTCTAAGTGCTCGCTCTGCATTTTCTCGCTTGATAAGGCTCGTAATAAATCGCGACGCGTCGAGCTGTTTCTCTGTATATATTGTATGGATTTcgccgaaagagagagagagagagagagagagagagagagaaagagtcggAAAAAAGTCGACGTATAGGGAGAGAGACGCCCGCGCCCGCAATTATTATGCTAATACGAGGGACGCGATAAGTCAGCGTATATACACACGAGActaccgagagagagagagagagagaaagagagtgctGTATCAGTTTCTGAAGCACGCGCGAGTAGTACCCTTAAAgcctatactctctctctctctctctctctcgtgcgtgTGTCCcggtattatattattaaatggATTCCCAAGGCTGCGtgcggaaagagagagagccacccgatcgatatttatcaaattgaatcgcgcgcgcatgtgtgctACGCGCCATCTAAAGGGGGCGATAGCTGGGGACTTATGATATTTTGGATTTTCACCCCCCGCGCCTTTTCGGGTAATTGGATTTGTGTGTGTAGCGTGGCTCGATATTTCGAGGCTTGGAATTCTTTCCTTTCTGGGCTATGTACATTATGACGTTGCCGCGCGCTCGTTTCGAATTTATCATACTTTTTCCCGAGAGTCGAGGTCGCGCTTTTTGCGCGCCGACttttcgtttatatttcgaGGAAAAATTACAAACTCTGTATACCGATGCAGAATAAAGAACGTTAATCGAATCCGAAAGGTCTCGACTGAATATAGCGTGCAGTATCGATCGATCAGCTCGTAGCGCCGGTTCGATTAACAACAGCGCGTGTAATCGCGCAAGATCATCATCATCGCCGACGTGCACACGCGTCACGCGGCTCTtgagtaaaaagaaaaaaagaaaaaattcgcTCGATATCCACTCGCATGCAtctatctatatctatagcacAATTTACATGACTATTTCCCTGGCGGCGCGTATAATGTGTCTACATCTATAACATAACTGCGCAGATAGGAAAGACGTCAGAATGGACACACGTCATTTTACATATACGCGTTGTAAATCTTCATTGCACAACGAGCTCCTGCAATTAAGCATCGGATCTTCGTACTCGATTCGGTTCATCCGTTCACGGCTTTTTGTATAAtctatcgttttttttttgcttagaGCCTCGCACGCCTGCATCACGAGGAAGTATTATGCGTATTATCGGCGCTGCTTATTGCGCAACTCTCGTACGATATTTTGCGATATCACTGCAGTATCTCTAGTCTTGGAGTCGAAGGATAAGGGAGGCTCGCGACGGACggttaaaaaatgaaagctgagggggggggggcggtcCCAAGAAAAACGTTGCATAATTTAACTACTAGAGCAGTACATCGGAGAGTGTAATGACGATTGCTGCGCCGATTggaaaatcatttattcatcGGGTCAGGTTCGTCGTAGCGGCGGCACGTAATCGTCCTCGCTTACGCTCGTTcgtttcttcttctgcttctctctctctctcttttttcattcgcccgtgtgtgtgtgtgtgtatacctacTCAAGCTCCCTTTGAATTGTTTAagccgtgtgtgtatacttacACGATAAACTGACAACAGAGAGATACACATACACTGCACCGCAGCTACGTCCTGCGTATATGCGGTTTACCCCCTTCCTTCCGACAGCTgtggaaagaaagaaatagggaaataaaaaacaaggCACACTCTCCTCTTTATATAAACCCTGATAATCCGTCCACGCGCGATATCGCCGCCGAAGATGCGGCCGAGTCTTTTTCCCGCTTATTCGGATAACGATTATCGCGCGAGCGGCTAACCGCGAAAGAGTCTACATCTTCGAATGTGTGCATGCGTGTGGGTATATATTTAGGCTACTATCGGATGCGATTACGAGTCACTTTTCTCCTAtgtggtctctctctctctctctctctctctgtccccCGGTGTGGGTACGAGCCACGTGATAGGGCGgcgaaaattttcgaaaattataaCTATAGACACTACGCGCGATAATGTACAGTCGAGCAATTAATAGCGCGGGACTattgcgcgcgtgcgcgcgcgcgtgtgtgtgcgaagCGACGACGCTGCGCAGATAAGATAAGCGCAGAGCGAGTGTATATCGCGCCGCGGCTTTTGTTGTAACGTATATAGCAAGGACGGAAAATTTTAAGTTTCCCGCGCAAGCGCGATTGGCGATTGACTGTTCGAttaattggattttttttttttttttgctttcggTTGCAGAACTCCATCAGACACAACCTCTCGCTGCACAACAGATTCATGCGGGTTCAGAACGAGGGTACGGGAAAGAGCTCCTGGTGGATGATCAACCCCGACGCCAAGCCCGGAAAGTCAGCTAGGAGAAGGTAAGCCCTTTATcggatatataaaaataaggatatatttgattaaaaattcgATTCGACAAAAAATCGACAGAGCCACGTCGATGGAGACGTCCAAGTTCGAGAAGCGTCGGGGCCGAGTGAAGAAGAAGGTGGAAGCCCTGAGAAACGGTAGTCTGCAAGCCGACGCGACTCCCAGTCCCAGCAGCAGCGTCAGCGAGGGTCTCGACCTCTTCCCCGACAGTCCTCTCCATCCGGCGAGCAGTTTCCAGCTGTCCCCCGATTTCCGGTAGGTTTGCTCGCTCTGCAACGCGCGATTTCTTCTTATTCGCGCTGTCGAGAGAGAATTTCAGTGTTTCATGCAGCGAATTCGCTGGATTTGCTTTCAGACCGAGGGCTTCGAGCAACGCCTCGTCCTGCGGAAGATTGAGCCCCATACCGGCGGTTCTCAGCGAGCCCGAGTGGACGCCCAACTACGCGTCCACCTACAGTCCTGAGCAGCTTGgttattattctttttcttcttcttcttcgagtTTCTTTTTTGGAGTCGAATTCACTTGAATTTCGGATAAATTTTAGTCGACTCCAAAATAAGAACCTCGAGCTTTTCGGCGACCTTGTAACCAACTGTATTCGTCCCACTTGACAGCCGGTAGTCTAGCCGAGACGATGAAGCTCGTGCCGGCGTCCTACCAGATGTACCAGACGTCTccgtcgcagcagcagcagcagcagcagcagcagcagcaacaacagcagcagcaaccccAGCAACAGCAGAGCCAGACtcagccgcagcagcaacagccgcagcagcagcaggcgcaGCAGTCGGGCCCACCTCCGTCGTACTTCGAAGCCCAGTACCAGAGGAACAATGCCCTCAGGTCGACCACGACGCCCTACGGACTGCCGCCCACCCCACAGTCCAGCAGCCAGCAACGATGTCCGCTACATCGCCTCCAGCCCTGTGCTTGCACTCAAATGGTTCGTCTATTATTCACATCGTCGGTGTAgacttttttttcctcaagGACGATCTTAATCAGCCAgagctcggctctctctctctctcttcctccagCAAAATCTCAGCCTCAACATGTCGCCGACCTACCAGCAGCCGGAGCCCAGTCCATCGCTGACAAGCCAGCAGCAGTCGATCCAGCAGTACCTgcttcagcagcagcaacagcaacagcaggcTGACCAGTCCCAGACACAAGCGCAACCGCAGACGCTacctcagcagcagcagcagcagcagcagcagcaaacgCAGCAGACGCCACAGCAGCAGACGACGCAGCAGAGCCAGGTGTCCAGTGGCAACAGTCCACCCGACTCGCCCATCCCCAGCACGATGATGGGTCAGCTCATGGGCGCGCTGAACAACACCGCCCTCCTCGACGACCTGAACATCAACATCGAGACTCTGCACGGCTTCGACTGCGATATTGACGAGGTCAGGATTTCGAAAAAATGCGCAACGATAGCGATTCGCGAGCGAAAATAATAACTCAACCACGTCGTCGCGTCTGTTGACAGGTGATAAAGCACGAGCTGCTGATAAACGGCACACTCGACATAAACTTCCAGAACCCGAACGTTCTGCCGAACATTGGTCTTCCCAACATCCCCGTGACGGACTCGACGGGGATCGTCGACCAGCTGGTCGACACGACGACGGCAGCAGTGTCGGCTCACCACCAGGCGACGGCCCAGGCAGCGGCCGCTGCTGCGGTGAGCAACGTCGCGAGCAGCAACGCTGCCAGTGCCGCAGCCGTCTACGCGTCGACGAACGCGGCCACGCCAGCCGCGTCGCCGTCCTGGGTCCACTAGCGCTGGATACCACTGCCCTCGACGCCGCCGCCCCTGTCGAGCGAGCAGCCAACGTCCCACGACTTTGCCAGACTCAGGCTTGCCGGTAATCCATTTTTTCCTTATCGCCTCGCTGTGTGTGTCTGAGCATTTATGCGCGTGTATGAGAGGAGCGAGACGCGCATGTAAGTGAAATTGCCGGAATGCATCGGAAACTTTGTAATTCGCGTGACGCGCTTTCTCGAGGAATGAGAATTCCGGGGGGccagaagaaaaagaagaagaagaagaagaagaagaagtgggATGAAACAGCGGAGAAGGGGGAGTTTAAGCTAGTCTGCTGGCGCCTCTGACGTCTCTGCCGAAtagctgccgccgccgtcgttcTGACTTCCAGACTCTTGTACAGTTTTCGGCTAAGTGGTTCCCTTTTTCCGAATCTCCTCTCCCGCATCGTATCGCAGCCTTATATCCTTCCTTCCGGCCTTCGCTACGCACACTCTCCACAGGGCTAATAACGAACGGTGGAAAAAACAGGTGGTACCGGCTGGTTAAAAAATAGGAGGTCTCTCTCGATACATtcgaaaattgtttttccgctccgtagccgcgcgcgcgagagcacaCACATATGAATATCTATGGAACTTTTTTGCTCGTCGAAGGAGCTAAAAAACAGATTCGACAGTCATATATAAACACGCGAGAGCACCAACCTACGGTCAACTCTCTCGATATAACGATTaaacaagcgcgcgcgctcgcgctgccGGGGGTTGGTCGGAAAAAAAGATCGCTCGCGGCGTTAATACCGGTAGCTCTCGCCCTCCTTTTTTTCCTGGCAATTTCCGGTactcgaaaaatatttttctcgcgtTTAATATAGCCAACTCCCGGGCTCGCGTAGCCAAGTTTTTCAATTGTACACGCGTTATCCATCGGCGCAACAACTGCGTCTTGCGCAACGACGcgcaataatattttttcttttgtaaaatCCGAGCGCGCAAAAAATCCGGTTTTCTCGCATCCGAGCGAGCGCGTTCCTCTGTTTGTCCGgcatttgaatattttttcagagagagagagagagagagagagagagagcgactgcagtagcagcagcggtggcgaCGACGGTGCAGGCAAAAAAATGCTGagcgcgagaagaagaagtcTTAGGAGGGAACGGACTCAATTATCGGCGGCGGTGGGCTTCCCAAATTGTTCTCGCGCCGCTCTCGCACAGTCTCCAGGCAACCGGCGACGCGTCTGCAGATCGATCGCATGGCCATACACACAGCAGAGCGGCGTATCTTCGACTGGCAAAACTATCAATTACGAAGAAACTCAAGAGAGCACGAGAAGAGGCAGCAGTAGAAAAAAAGGAGCACGAGAAGAAGGATCAATCAATATGCAACGAGCGCTCGACAATGCGGTTTATCGCCGAGATAAGAGCGCCTAAGTTCAATCCGGATCGGCAGGCGATAAGCGCGCGGTAGCAGGCAGCAACGAAGCGCGTATATAAAActatgcgcgcgcggaagggagaaagaagaagaagaagaagaagaagaagaagaagaagaagtgacCGCGATGGGAGTGGTTTCTCGAACCAGTCGGCCTCGAAGACACGACACGACTCTCCGCGcgcttgtatatatatatatatatatattcagcTTTTCTCGAGCGCGCAGTGTCAACGCGGAATGTCGCTGCTGCGCATAATGTTTCTTTCCTGCTCTCTCGCatcgttttttcttcttctcgcgcCGCGCTGCATGTATATAGTTATATGGGCACGCACGGCGATCGCTTAATAACCGAAGAAGGCGCCGCGACGCAGTAGATACACgcttgaattattcatcgaGAGAGGCAGTGCGCCCGaacggtctctctctctctctctctctctcttgcgctcgCCGTCGTATTAATCAGTCTCTCGCCGGAAATTCAAAGGGCAgcgaagaaagcgagagagagtgagagagggagatacgCGTATATAGCGTAGTATCCGAGGGGGATCACGGCTGACCTACTTCTCCATACTCCCGACGACTGCTCTTTGCTCTCTGCTCTTTAGCCCGCCGCCACCTCGCACACACGAGCCGCCGTCTCTCTCTTACGTAAGGGGCTTCTCGCTGCGTGTGATGTgctaccgctgctgctaccgctgctgctgctgtctgtCGAGCATCGCCAGAGTTATACCGCGCGCGTGCGTTATATCTATCTCGCGATAAGCGGCCGCGCGACGTTTATGAAAATCGAGGAGGAGCGAAAAAAGTACAGTAACCCGCGCGGTTAATAAGGCGAAAAGTGACAGTGTGCgggagagaaagcgagagagagagagggctggaatttaaaattggatttgtaaaaattattctaatgGATTCcgcagctgcgcgcgctcctGGAGGCGCCTAATAAATGAGGCAAATTCGATTTGACGCGCGCGACGCGCATTTTCTCGACGCCGCCGCTCAAGAATTATGCAAAGCGACCATAGCCAAACGTCAATCAGCACTGCCAACTCGCTTAAACTTCCAAACTCGCCATCAACGCGCAGGACGACAATTACTCTCTGCATCAGCGAGCGGTGTGCGGCGAGGGAGAGCTTCtttatctctttctttctATATCTCTGTTGTATATTTCACGTCGTTATgtatatgcgcgcgctcgcggggGCGCAAGAAATGTATCGTTGCCAAATGGGAGGAAGGAAGGAGGCATTAGCAGGGTCCAGTGCTGCTATTGCTACTCTGCTGGGCACttgttgcgcgcgcgaacgcgaACTGCTGCTGGCAGCGACGAGAGAACGCGCGGCGACCAACAGCTGTTTACACGCTAAACAAGCCGTTcgaacgctctctctctctctctctctctctctctctctatctatctatctatctgtGTGTATGTTCTCTGCGATTGT is from Nasonia vitripennis strain AsymCx chromosome 1, Nvit_psr_1.1, whole genome shotgun sequence and encodes:
- the LOC100123890 gene encoding forkhead box protein O, with the translated sequence MDFAESSAMMDSMGGGYDLDSGFEPQTRARSNTWPCPRPDSFPDGTGGAVGPGGAPKEPGCGESGSTPPQQPSSLLPVKKNSSRRNAWGNLSYADLITQAITSAPDKRLTLSQIYEWMVQNVPYFKDKGDSNSSAGWKNSIRHNLSLHNRFMRVQNEGTGKSSWWMINPDAKPGKSARRRATSMETSKFEKRRGRVKKKVEALRNGSLQADATPSPSSSVSEGLDLFPDSPLHPASSFQLSPDFRPRASSNASSCGRLSPIPAVLSEPEWTPNYASTYSPEQLAGSLAETMKLVPASYQMYQTSPSQQQQQQQQQQQQQQQQPQQQQSQTQPQQQQPQQQQAQQSGPPPSYFEAQYQRNNALRSTTTPYGLPPTPQSSSQQRCPLHRLQPCACTQMQNLSLNMSPTYQQPEPSPSLTSQQQSIQQYLLQQQQQQQQADQSQTQAQPQTLPQQQQQQQQQQTQQTPQQQTTQQSQVSSGNSPPDSPIPSTMMGQLMGALNNTALLDDLNINIETLHGFDCDIDEVIKHELLINGTLDINFQNPNVLPNIGLPNIPVTDSTGIVDQLVDTTTAAVSAHHQATAQAAAAAAVSNVASSNAASAAAVYASTNAATPAASPSWVH